In Candidatus Sedimenticola sp. (ex Thyasira tokunagai), the following proteins share a genomic window:
- a CDS encoding DUF494 domain-containing protein, with protein MNENVVDILIYLYENYMDSEHSQPSDQEQLHDELMQAGFPEQEVEKAFQWIDELALRQDSQDFRPHTEQSLRIYTDEEMSRLDIECRGLLLFLEQNGILDQAGRELVIDRAIALDTHAIGVDELKWVVLMVLINQPGQESAFAQMEDLVYNDIPAFLH; from the coding sequence ATGAACGAGAATGTTGTCGATATCCTGATCTATCTCTATGAGAACTACATGGATAGCGAACACAGCCAGCCCTCCGATCAGGAGCAGCTGCATGATGAATTGATGCAGGCGGGCTTCCCAGAGCAGGAGGTAGAGAAGGCGTTTCAGTGGATTGATGAACTGGCTCTGCGTCAGGATTCCCAGGACTTTCGCCCCCATACCGAGCAGTCTCTCAGAATCTACACCGATGAAGAGATGAGTCGTCTCGACATTGAGTGCCGCGGGCTGTTGCTATTCCTGGAGCAGAACGGCATTCTCGACCAGGCGGGACGGGAGTTGGTGATTGATCGCGCCATCGCCCTAGACACCCACGCCATCGGTGTTGATGAGCTCAAATGGGTCGTCCTGATGGTACTAATCAACCAGCCGGGGCAGGAGTCTGCCTTTGCACAGATGGAAGACTTGGTGTACAACGACATCCCGGCATTTCTCCACTGA
- a CDS encoding DUF4390 domain-containing protein, translating into MRKIGWRLTSTLRLLLWLLPVAVLADDFQISGLEARLVDDAYVVDAVIDYNFSEEALDALQNGVPLTLEMHLQLRRDRAWIWESDLVDVRLRYQVRHHALTGLYQVVDLQSKGKQSFATREAALVALGRLSDVPLIKQEKLRSGESYRLSLKSALDIEALPLPLRPMAYLSSAWNLSSDRSIWSLKP; encoded by the coding sequence TTGAGAAAGATAGGGTGGAGGTTAACTAGTACTCTCCGGTTGCTCCTATGGCTGCTGCCGGTAGCCGTGCTGGCGGATGATTTTCAGATCAGCGGCCTTGAAGCGCGCCTGGTGGACGATGCCTATGTCGTTGATGCGGTTATCGACTACAACTTCTCAGAAGAGGCATTGGATGCGCTGCAAAACGGTGTCCCCCTGACGCTGGAGATGCATCTACAGCTGCGCCGTGACCGGGCCTGGATATGGGAATCGGATCTGGTGGATGTGAGGCTGCGTTACCAGGTTCGTCACCACGCCTTGACCGGGCTCTATCAAGTGGTTGATCTGCAGTCCAAGGGGAAGCAGAGTTTTGCCACCCGGGAAGCGGCCCTGGTAGCCCTTGGCAGACTTTCAGACGTTCCCTTGATCAAGCAGGAGAAACTGCGCAGCGGGGAGTCATATCGACTGTCGCTAAAATCGGCACTGGATATCGAGGCGCTGCCTCTGCCCCTACGTCCAATGGCCTATCTATCATCTGCCTGGAATCTCTCCAGTGATCGCAGCATATGGTCCTTGAAGCCATAA
- the topA gene encoding type I DNA topoisomerase produces MNLVIVESPAKCKTIKKYLGKDYEVLASYGHVRDLVPKEGAVDTANDFEMKYQVIERNDRHVQAIVKALKKSDTLLLATDPDREGEAISWHLYELLKKRRLLKNKEVRRVVFNEITKKALDEAVAHSRELSMELVNAQQARRALDYLVGFNLSPLLWKKIRRGLSAGRVQSPALRMIVEREEEIEAFQAREYWTVEADLLKEKQGFAAKLTQYQGEKLEQFSITDTDSATKAEQTLLTAAAGKLIVEKVQKKQRRRNPAAPFITSTLQQEAARKLGFTTQRTMRTAQQLYEGIDTGSGAVGLITYMRTDSVNLADEALAELREFIAERFGKDQLPKEVRRFKTKSKNAQEAHEAIRTTSIQRTPDELKAHLTKDQHRLYELIWKRTIACQMIHATINTVAADLSCGDGNNFRANGSTIANPGFMAVYMEGIDDAKRGDGDEKMLPPLEEGEEIPLKAIRPEQHFTEPPPRYSEASLVKSLEEHGIGRPSTYASIISTLQDREYVELEKKRFYPTDVGRVVKKFLTQYFTQYVDYSFTANLEDELDAVSRGEEEWVPLLEKFWTPFKERIDHTQENVKRSDVTHEAMEEACPQCGKPLSIRLGRHGRFIGCTNYPECDYTRDLNGDKKEQEEPEIVADRKCPECNSDLVIKRGKYGKFIGCTGYPNCRFIEPLEKPVDTCVSCPKCNEGTLMKRKSRRGKIFFSCATYPKCDYATWNEPVAEPCPQCGWPILTIKTTKRKGTEKVCPQKDCSFAEPFEEG; encoded by the coding sequence ATGAATCTGGTTATCGTCGAATCACCTGCCAAGTGCAAAACCATTAAGAAATACCTGGGTAAGGACTACGAGGTCCTTGCCTCCTACGGCCATGTCCGCGACTTGGTGCCGAAAGAGGGCGCGGTAGACACCGCGAACGATTTCGAGATGAAGTATCAGGTGATTGAGCGCAATGACCGCCACGTACAGGCGATTGTCAAGGCACTGAAAAAGTCCGACACCCTGCTGCTCGCTACTGACCCGGATCGCGAAGGTGAAGCGATCTCCTGGCACCTCTATGAGCTGCTGAAGAAGCGCAGATTACTAAAAAACAAAGAGGTACGGCGGGTCGTCTTTAACGAGATCACCAAAAAGGCACTCGACGAGGCCGTCGCCCACTCCAGGGAACTCTCCATGGAGCTGGTCAATGCCCAGCAGGCGCGGCGCGCTCTCGACTATTTGGTGGGCTTCAACCTCTCCCCCCTGCTATGGAAAAAGATCCGCCGCGGCCTCTCCGCCGGGCGGGTACAGAGCCCCGCTCTGCGCATGATTGTTGAGCGTGAAGAGGAGATCGAGGCATTTCAGGCGCGTGAATACTGGACCGTTGAAGCCGACCTACTGAAAGAGAAGCAGGGCTTTGCAGCCAAGCTGACCCAATACCAAGGTGAAAAGCTTGAGCAATTCAGTATCACCGACACCGACAGTGCAACGAAGGCCGAGCAGACCCTGTTGACGGCCGCCGCCGGCAAACTGATCGTTGAAAAGGTGCAGAAGAAACAGCGCAGACGCAATCCGGCAGCGCCCTTCATCACCTCTACTCTGCAGCAGGAAGCGGCACGCAAACTCGGCTTCACCACCCAACGCACCATGCGTACCGCACAACAACTCTATGAAGGTATCGATACCGGCAGTGGTGCCGTGGGCCTCATCACCTACATGCGTACCGACTCGGTGAATCTCGCCGATGAGGCCCTGGCGGAGCTGCGTGAGTTTATCGCCGAACGCTTTGGTAAGGATCAGCTGCCCAAAGAGGTACGGCGCTTCAAGACAAAATCGAAGAATGCCCAGGAGGCCCATGAGGCGATCCGCACCACCTCTATCCAACGCACACCGGATGAGTTGAAGGCACACCTGACCAAAGATCAGCACCGCCTCTACGAATTGATCTGGAAGCGCACCATCGCCTGCCAGATGATCCACGCCACCATCAATACCGTTGCTGCCGACCTCTCCTGCGGTGACGGCAACAACTTCCGCGCCAACGGCTCCACCATTGCCAATCCCGGCTTTATGGCGGTCTACATGGAAGGCATCGATGATGCCAAGAGGGGCGATGGCGACGAGAAGATGCTGCCACCTCTGGAAGAGGGCGAGGAGATCCCACTCAAGGCGATCCGTCCAGAGCAGCACTTTACCGAGCCGCCACCGCGCTACAGCGAGGCGAGTCTGGTCAAGTCATTAGAGGAGCACGGCATCGGCCGTCCCTCCACCTACGCCTCCATCATTTCCACCCTGCAAGATCGCGAATACGTGGAGCTGGAGAAGAAGCGTTTCTACCCTACCGATGTCGGCCGGGTGGTGAAAAAATTCCTTACCCAGTACTTCACCCAGTACGTTGACTACAGCTTCACCGCCAACCTGGAGGATGAGCTGGATGCCGTCTCCCGTGGCGAAGAGGAGTGGGTACCTCTGCTGGAGAAGTTCTGGACCCCGTTCAAGGAACGCATCGACCACACCCAGGAGAACGTCAAGCGTAGCGACGTCACTCACGAGGCGATGGAAGAGGCCTGCCCACAGTGCGGCAAACCCCTCTCCATCCGTCTCGGCCGCCACGGCCGCTTCATCGGCTGCACCAACTACCCCGAGTGTGACTACACCCGTGACCTCAATGGCGACAAGAAGGAGCAGGAAGAGCCGGAGATCGTCGCCGATCGCAAGTGCCCCGAGTGCAACTCCGATCTGGTGATCAAACGCGGCAAATACGGCAAGTTCATCGGCTGTACCGGCTACCCCAACTGCCGCTTCATCGAACCCCTGGAAAAACCGGTGGACACCTGCGTCAGCTGCCCCAAGTGCAACGAAGGCACCCTGATGAAGCGCAAATCGCGCCGCGGTAAGATCTTCTTCTCCTGCGCCACCTATCCCAAATGTGACTACGCCACCTGGAACGAACCGGTCGCGGAGCCTTGCCCCCAGTGCGGCTGGCCGATTCTTACCATCAAAACCACCAAGCGTAAAGGCACCGAGAAGGTCTGCCCGCAGAAGGATTGCTCGTTTGCGGAGCCGTTTGAGGAGGGGTGA
- the fmt gene encoding methionyl-tRNA formyltransferase produces the protein MSDKLKIIFAGTPDFSVPPLQALLDSGHQVVAVYTQPDRPSGRGRKLTVGPVKQLALEQDVPVYQPKNFKAEEDLVALEALDADLMVVVAYGLLLPQRVLDAPRLGCINIHASLLPRWRGAAPIQRAVLAGDSESGVTIMQMEAGLDTGPMLLKRATPIAENETGGSLHDRLSPLGAAALLEALRGIAAGSLEPQVQDDAEANYASKLDKAESKIDWQRPALELDRQVRAFNPWPVAQAQLEEKPLRIWESEVITGGEGEAPGRVVSCTRNGVDVATGSGLLRILKLQMPGKRAMSTADFVNAHDLSGVQLG, from the coding sequence ATGAGTGACAAGTTGAAAATAATATTTGCCGGTACCCCCGATTTTTCGGTGCCGCCGCTACAGGCACTGCTTGATTCGGGGCATCAGGTGGTAGCGGTCTATACTCAGCCGGATCGCCCATCCGGTCGTGGACGTAAGCTCACCGTCGGGCCGGTGAAACAGTTGGCGCTGGAGCAGGATGTGCCGGTGTACCAACCCAAGAATTTCAAGGCCGAGGAGGATCTGGTGGCCCTCGAAGCACTCGATGCAGATCTGATGGTAGTGGTCGCCTACGGCCTGTTGCTGCCTCAGCGGGTGCTGGATGCGCCGCGTCTGGGTTGCATCAATATCCACGCCTCTCTGTTACCGCGCTGGCGTGGTGCGGCACCAATTCAGCGGGCGGTATTGGCGGGGGATAGCGAAAGCGGTGTCACCATCATGCAGATGGAGGCGGGACTCGATACCGGCCCCATGCTACTGAAGAGAGCCACACCTATCGCTGAAAATGAGACCGGAGGCTCTCTCCACGACCGCCTCTCACCCTTGGGTGCTGCGGCGTTGCTGGAGGCACTGCGGGGCATTGCTGCCGGCAGCCTGGAGCCGCAGGTTCAGGATGATGCAGAGGCCAACTACGCGAGCAAATTGGATAAGGCTGAATCGAAGATCGACTGGCAACGTCCTGCACTGGAGCTGGATCGGCAGGTGAGGGCATTTAATCCCTGGCCGGTGGCTCAGGCACAGTTGGAGGAGAAGCCTCTGCGCATCTGGGAGTCAGAGGTTATCACTGGAGGGGAGGGTGAGGCTCCCGGCAGGGTGGTCTCTTGCACTCGAAATGGTGTCGATGTTGCCACCGGCAGTGGCCTGCTGCGAATCTTGAAGCTGCAGATGCCGGGTAAGCGGGCAATGAGCACGGCCGACTTCGTTAATGCCCACGATCTCTCTGGAGTCCAGCTTGGCTGA
- a CDS encoding LysM peptidoglycan-binding domain-containing protein, which yields MPTLRHKIVSMIFGLSIALGALAADPVAVNPAHPDRYTVVKGDTLWDISGQFLRDPWRWTDVWHVNPQIENPHLIYPGDIITMTYVNGQPRLSLQRGSVVKLSPQIRSTPLDGAIPAIPIDAIHQFLSRPYVMDKEAMDSAPYVLAFDDEHVIGSNDIKAYVRSIDNSNNLTFDIIRPGGPYKDADSGEILGYEARYVGRGDLTRTGDPATVVLGATELETLAGDRLIPTSEDIPMEAFHPKAPERQVKGSIISVMGGVSQVGQYQVVVLDRGARDGLEPGTVLAVDQRGKTIRDNISADPKDRVTLPDERAGTLMVFRTFERVSFALVMGASRTIHVLDRVHNP from the coding sequence ATGCCTACGCTCAGACACAAGATTGTCAGCATGATTTTCGGCCTTTCTATCGCCCTGGGGGCACTGGCAGCAGATCCGGTGGCGGTCAATCCCGCCCATCCGGACCGCTACACGGTAGTGAAAGGCGACACCCTGTGGGACATCTCCGGTCAATTCCTGCGTGATCCCTGGCGCTGGACAGATGTCTGGCACGTCAACCCGCAGATCGAGAACCCACACCTGATCTATCCCGGCGACATCATCACTATGACCTATGTCAACGGCCAACCTCGTCTTAGCCTGCAGCGCGGATCGGTGGTCAAACTCTCGCCGCAAATACGTAGCACGCCACTTGATGGCGCCATTCCAGCGATCCCCATCGACGCCATTCATCAATTTCTCAGCCGTCCCTATGTAATGGATAAGGAAGCGATGGACAGTGCTCCCTATGTGCTCGCCTTCGATGACGAGCATGTCATTGGCAGCAACGACATCAAAGCCTATGTGCGGAGCATCGACAACAGTAACAACCTCACTTTCGATATTATCCGCCCCGGCGGGCCCTACAAGGATGCGGATAGTGGAGAAATTCTTGGCTACGAGGCGCGTTATGTCGGCCGCGGTGATCTGACACGCACCGGCGACCCGGCGACTGTGGTACTCGGTGCCACCGAACTTGAAACCCTGGCTGGTGATCGACTGATTCCAACCAGTGAAGACATACCGATGGAGGCCTTCCATCCAAAAGCGCCTGAAAGGCAGGTAAAAGGCAGCATCATCTCGGTCATGGGAGGCGTCTCCCAGGTAGGCCAGTACCAGGTGGTGGTACTGGATCGTGGCGCCCGCGATGGACTGGAGCCAGGCACAGTACTGGCCGTCGATCAGCGCGGCAAAACCATTCGTGACAATATTTCTGCGGACCCCAAAGACCGGGTCACACTGCCGGATGAGAGAGCAGGCACCCTGATGGTATTTCGTACCTTTGAGCGTGTCAGTTTCGCCCTGGTTATGGGTGCCAGTCGCACTATTCACGTACTCGACAGAGTGCACAACCCCTGA
- the rsmB gene encoding 16S rRNA (cytosine(967)-C(5))-methyltransferase RsmB yields MRQLADGRSISDLLEGGLEGVALRDQALVKEFCFGVARRWHRLDALSSLLLSKPIKAKEGEVKALILLGLYQLIYMRIAPHAAVAETVEAARLLNKKWAVGLINALLRRFQRESEALLSEVDRKDEARFTTPAWLLKQLKSAWPDEWQAIVEAANSHPPMSLRVNLSRISRDDYLEQLQQVEIAAQPIPATEGGVCLAQPLDVSRLPGFNEGMVSVQDGGAQLAAVLLDPQPGQRLLDACAAPGGKTCHLLELVPEGVELTALDIDERRLVRVEQNLQRLGLSARVSQGDAGDPKGAWAETAYDRILLDVPCSATGVIRRHPDIKLLRRADDIAALVVAQRQILDAVWPLLKRGGMLLYATCSLLPQENDEQVTHFLSAHEDARERPIEASWGHRRSVGRQTLPGEATMDGFFYACLEKV; encoded by the coding sequence CTGCGTCAGCTGGCGGATGGGCGCTCGATCTCCGATCTGTTGGAGGGAGGGCTCGAAGGGGTGGCGCTTCGTGATCAGGCCCTGGTGAAAGAGTTCTGTTTCGGGGTGGCCCGTCGCTGGCATCGGTTGGATGCACTCTCTTCACTGTTATTGAGTAAGCCGATAAAAGCGAAGGAGGGGGAGGTTAAAGCGCTGATACTGCTGGGTCTCTACCAGTTGATCTATATGCGGATAGCGCCCCATGCTGCGGTTGCAGAGACTGTGGAGGCGGCACGGCTGCTGAATAAAAAGTGGGCGGTTGGGCTGATCAACGCACTGTTGAGGCGCTTTCAACGGGAGAGTGAAGCGCTGCTAAGCGAGGTGGATCGTAAGGATGAGGCACGTTTCACCACCCCTGCCTGGCTACTGAAGCAGCTTAAGAGTGCATGGCCCGATGAGTGGCAGGCCATTGTTGAGGCAGCTAACAGTCATCCACCAATGAGTCTGCGGGTGAATCTTTCGCGTATCAGTCGGGACGACTACCTTGAGCAGTTGCAGCAGGTAGAGATAGCGGCACAGCCGATCCCCGCCACCGAGGGGGGGGTGTGCCTGGCGCAACCGTTGGACGTGAGCCGGCTGCCGGGTTTCAATGAGGGCATGGTATCGGTACAGGATGGTGGTGCTCAGCTGGCTGCAGTGTTACTCGATCCACAGCCGGGGCAGCGACTGCTGGATGCCTGTGCGGCTCCAGGCGGTAAAACATGCCATCTCCTGGAGCTGGTTCCTGAAGGGGTGGAGCTTACCGCTTTGGATATCGATGAACGGCGTCTGGTTCGGGTGGAGCAGAACCTTCAACGACTGGGATTGAGTGCCCGGGTCAGCCAGGGGGATGCAGGTGACCCCAAAGGAGCATGGGCGGAGACGGCTTATGATCGCATTCTTCTCGATGTGCCCTGCTCGGCCACCGGCGTGATTAGGCGTCACCCGGATATCAAACTGCTGCGCCGGGCCGATGATATCGCAGCACTGGTAGTGGCTCAGCGCCAGATACTCGATGCGGTCTGGCCCCTGCTGAAGAGGGGGGGTATGCTTCTCTATGCCACCTGCTCGCTGTTGCCACAGGAGAATGATGAGCAGGTGACGCACTTTTTATCGGCTCACGAGGATGCTCGGGAGCGCCCAATAGAGGCGTCCTGGGGGCATCGCCGTTCGGTAGGACGGCAGACCCTGCCGGGAGAGGCGACGATGGATGGTTTTTTCTATGCTTGTCTGGAAAAGGTGTAG
- the def gene encoding peptide deformylase, producing MAILDILNFPDTRLRNRAKPVEQVDDSLQRLIDDMFETMYQAPGIGLASIQVNDLRRVVVIDISEEHDQPLCLINPKILETSGEEETDEGCLSVPDVYEKVVRAERVRVRALNRDGESFELDADGLLAVCIQHELDHLDGKLFIDYLSGMKRQRIRKKLEKESRHKQTQQRTDKRAI from the coding sequence ATGGCAATTCTAGACATACTCAATTTTCCTGATACACGATTACGGAACCGGGCAAAACCTGTGGAACAGGTTGACGACTCTCTACAACGCTTAATCGACGACATGTTTGAAACCATGTACCAGGCCCCCGGTATCGGCCTCGCGTCGATCCAAGTCAATGATCTGCGGCGCGTGGTGGTGATCGATATCTCCGAAGAGCATGATCAACCTCTCTGTCTGATCAACCCCAAAATTCTTGAAACTTCGGGTGAGGAGGAGACGGATGAGGGGTGTCTCTCCGTTCCCGACGTCTACGAAAAAGTGGTTAGGGCGGAACGAGTCCGTGTACGTGCCCTTAATCGTGACGGTGAATCCTTCGAATTGGATGCTGACGGCCTGCTGGCAGTCTGTATTCAGCATGAGCTCGATCATCTCGACGGTAAGCTGTTTATCGATTATCTCTCCGGCATGAAACGGCAGCGCATTCGCAAAAAACTGGAAAAGGAGAGCCGCCATAAACAGACGCAGCAGCGCACCGACAAACGCGCCATCTGA
- a CDS encoding HlyD family efflux transporter periplasmic adaptor subunit encodes MTMPRKWVIIIPVVIGIAAFAFLKKNKMEPLQEPLQEKAKLVRVITPPTLAVIPKAKGHGTVQPSRNWQAVAQVKGKIIEKHPRLQKGSILEADTLILRIDPTDYELAVAQAEADIQATRAQLSEQDARAANSRASLKIEEAALALNNKELQRKRQLVGKGSVSHSDLESQERSLLGQQQVVQAQKNTLNLIPSQKALLQAQLARHQATLAAARRNLANTKIRLPFTGRIAEVNVEQERYIREGEVLARVDGMARAEIETQIPIEQMSHLVPHGTTVNILNRGEMPTRERMGISARVQLQEGALSADWDARFARFSNTLDPKTRTIGVIVEVDEPYSQVLPGSRPPLIKGLFVEVTLTGKPRPGSPVVPRSALHDGHILIADGENRLRKKAVQITLLQPEYAVISAPLAEGEQLVISDLTPAIDGMLLKPQVDDQALQRLTRLTGGGDTQ; translated from the coding sequence ATGACCATGCCAAGAAAATGGGTCATCATCATCCCGGTAGTTATTGGTATTGCTGCCTTTGCCTTTCTCAAGAAGAACAAAATGGAGCCGCTACAGGAGCCGCTACAGGAGAAGGCCAAGCTGGTGAGGGTGATCACCCCACCGACCTTGGCGGTCATTCCAAAGGCAAAAGGGCACGGCACGGTACAGCCCAGTCGCAACTGGCAGGCGGTGGCGCAAGTTAAGGGAAAGATCATTGAGAAGCACCCACGGCTGCAGAAGGGTTCGATACTTGAAGCCGACACACTGATCCTGCGCATCGATCCAACTGATTACGAACTGGCCGTCGCCCAGGCGGAGGCTGATATCCAGGCGACACGCGCCCAGCTGAGCGAGCAGGATGCCCGGGCGGCCAACAGTCGCGCCTCCCTGAAGATCGAAGAGGCAGCCCTTGCGCTCAACAACAAGGAGCTTCAGCGTAAACGCCAGCTGGTGGGCAAGGGGAGCGTCAGTCACTCGGACCTGGAGAGCCAGGAGCGCAGCCTGCTGGGTCAGCAGCAGGTCGTCCAGGCACAGAAGAACACCCTCAACCTGATACCGAGCCAGAAGGCGCTGCTTCAAGCCCAGCTGGCCCGCCACCAGGCGACGCTGGCCGCCGCCAGACGCAATCTGGCCAACACCAAGATCCGCCTCCCCTTCACCGGCCGCATCGCCGAGGTCAATGTTGAGCAGGAGCGCTACATCCGCGAAGGTGAGGTACTGGCCCGGGTGGATGGCATGGCCCGAGCAGAGATCGAGACCCAGATCCCCATCGAGCAGATGAGCCACCTGGTTCCCCATGGTACGACTGTAAATATTCTTAACCGGGGTGAGATGCCCACTCGGGAGAGAATGGGAATCAGCGCAAGGGTACAGCTTCAGGAGGGGGCTCTCTCCGCCGACTGGGACGCCCGCTTCGCCCGTTTCAGTAACACCCTTGACCCCAAGACCCGCACTATCGGCGTCATCGTCGAGGTCGATGAGCCCTACAGTCAGGTACTGCCGGGGAGCCGCCCGCCACTTATCAAGGGGCTGTTTGTTGAAGTCACCCTCACCGGCAAGCCCAGGCCCGGCAGCCCGGTGGTGCCCCGCTCGGCCCTTCATGACGGCCATATTCTTATTGCCGACGGCGAGAACCGCCTGCGAAAAAAAGCTGTCCAGATCACTCTGCTACAGCCTGAATACGCCGTTATCTCCGCCCCACTGGCAGAAGGTGAACAGCTGGTCATCTCGGATCTGACTCCCGCCATTGACGGCATGCTGCTTAAGCCACAAGTTGACGATCAGGCCCTGCAGCGCCTCACCCGCCTCACAGGCGGAGGTGATACCCAATGA
- the dprA gene encoding DNA-processing protein DprA → MDDKEKPDQELLRYWLALLYAPGLGSRGISKLLEQIETPKALFDGALNKISTLPQKAQVYLKNPDWQQIDQALQWAEGDQRHIITRHDPYYPAHLNQISDPPPLLFVNGDPEVLATPQLAVVGSRNPTPSGRQNAEEFSRFMAASGITISSGLATGIDGAAHQGALRADGLTLAVTGTGPDRIYPGRHRDLAHQIVEQGALVTEFPPGTRPHPGNFPRRNRIISGLSLGTLVVEAAKKSGSLITARLAMEQGREVFAIPGSIHNPLSRGCHSLIRQGAKLVETAEDILEELAPLLSNIELPEGAAVDKTSRHEKGEEWDEEYHQLFTALDYDPLPIDLLIERSGLTAEAVSSMLLMLELEGRVSSAPGGRYCLTT, encoded by the coding sequence ATGGATGACAAAGAAAAACCGGATCAAGAACTATTGCGCTACTGGCTCGCTCTGCTCTACGCACCGGGCTTGGGCAGCCGTGGCATCAGTAAGCTACTGGAGCAGATAGAGACCCCCAAAGCGCTGTTTGACGGCGCTTTGAATAAAATATCGACGCTGCCGCAAAAAGCACAAGTCTATCTAAAAAATCCCGACTGGCAGCAGATCGATCAGGCACTCCAGTGGGCGGAGGGTGATCAGCGCCATATCATCACCCGCCACGATCCCTACTACCCCGCACACCTCAACCAGATTAGTGATCCGCCACCCCTGCTGTTTGTCAACGGCGACCCCGAGGTGCTGGCAACACCCCAGTTGGCGGTGGTGGGCTCACGCAATCCCACTCCCTCGGGGCGACAAAATGCAGAGGAGTTCAGCCGTTTCATGGCCGCCTCCGGCATCACCATCAGCAGCGGTCTGGCTACCGGCATCGACGGTGCCGCCCATCAGGGGGCACTCCGTGCTGATGGCCTGACCCTGGCAGTAACCGGCACCGGACCCGACCGTATCTACCCCGGTCGTCACCGTGACCTGGCCCACCAGATTGTAGAGCAGGGCGCGCTGGTGACTGAGTTTCCTCCCGGCACCCGCCCCCACCCCGGCAACTTTCCTCGCCGCAACCGCATCATCAGCGGTCTCAGCCTCGGCACACTGGTGGTAGAGGCGGCAAAAAAGAGTGGCTCGCTGATCACCGCCCGCCTTGCCATGGAGCAGGGGCGGGAAGTTTTTGCCATCCCCGGCTCCATTCACAACCCCCTGTCACGGGGCTGCCACAGCCTGATCCGCCAGGGAGCAAAACTGGTGGAGACTGCCGAGGATATCCTTGAGGAGCTAGCACCACTGCTCTCGAATATAGAACTGCCGGAGGGGGCAGCTGTCGACAAAACCAGCCGGCACGAAAAGGGAGAGGAGTGGGATGAGGAGTACCATCAACTCTTTACCGCCCTCGACTACGATCCACTGCCGATCGACCTACTAATAGAGAGAAGCGGATTGACCGCAGAGGCGGTTTCCTCCATGCTGCTGATGCTTGAGCTGGAAGGACGTGTATCATCCGCCCCCGGCGGACGCTACTGCCTGACCACCTAA